The window CCAACTCCTTCCCCCCGAAGATACCAGAACCCATTTCCACTTCTTTGATTTACTCATATTGTTTTCCTGCCTGCAATACCAACTCTGTTCCCTTCTCCCTAAATTCTACCCATTCTCTAAGCCCCACCTCCtttgggaagcctttcccaagtgCTTCCGTCCTTCCCTGCTCTCCCTTCTGTGACGTGTATAGCTCTTGCTACATGGCTAGCACTTTCTTTCCTGCTTGTTGGTCCCACTTCCCTGCTGGTTATGAGTTTCCTGAGGGCATAGATTGACCGTACAATTCTCTTGTATCCCCTATGGTGTTCAGCTCCCCAGGGAAGCCCAGAATAAGGGCTTCTTCCCCCAGCTGCCttgcctcttttttgtgtgtgtgggccaataggggttaagtaacttgcccagggtcacacagctagtgagtgtcaagtgtctgaggctggatttgaactctggtcctcctgaatccagggccggtgctttattcactgtgccatctagctgccccctgcgtTGCCTCTTAAAAGACcatctcatggggcagctaggtggtgcagtggatagagcaccagccctggagtcaggagtacctgagtttgaatccggcctcagacacttaacacacacttactagctgtgtgaccctgggcaagtcacttaaccccaattgcctcactaaaaatgaaaaaaaaaaaaacgctaaaaaaaaaaaaaagaccatctcAAACTCTTCCCTCCACCCAAGCTGGAAGTTAAGTCTTCTTGCCTTCTCCCCAGCTCTACCCACATTTGTGACCATTTTCATGGCCCAGTGCCTAGATGACgtctaaagcccctcccagttctgacatcacCCATTCTAGAGATATGGACACTGAAATTTGTCCAAAGGTATAGCGGGTCTTCTCACTTTAAGTCCAGTGCCCTTTCTGCCACATATAAGGATGCccacttttccccctttccaggGAAAGCTCACCTCCTAAGGGACTTACGGGATTGGACAGCTCCAATGTGCCTGCACTCGTCAGAGTAACTGTCAAGGAGCCCACAAATCGGTCGGTCCCTTGCTCTTTCCCTAACCTTATGTCTTAGTGACCTCACACAAGCCACCATCCATCTCTCCCCTAAAAGCCTGATTGATAGCAATCCCAGATGGGGAACACTTGGCCCGGATGTGTCAGGTGAGGGGCTGGATGCTGGGCTGGCATCCCGTCCTGTTACCTGTAGGCAGAGCCAAAGCTTCGGAAGGTATTCCTGTGGGGAGAAAAGCAATACTTAGTTAGGCCTGAGGTGGGAAGCCCCTAGCCTGCTCCCCGTGGACGACCCCTAAGATGGGTCACTTACGTGGTGTCATGAGCCAGGGGTTTCTGTCCATACTGGTCAAGACTGGGGTTCTGGCTAAGACAGTACTAAGAGAGGACCAGAGAGGAGACAGCGATCAGTAAATAGTGGCCTTTTCCCAGCTCTCCTCATGGAACCTTGGAGGTCCTTGGGGAGGGGGTCTGTGTGTTCCCAGGGGGCCAGGATTCATGCTttttcctgccctcatggaggaGGACTGCAGTCAAGGGATTGAGAAGCACAGAATGTTAGCATCCATCCATTCTCAttcccttatttgacagatgaagaaatggaataaaTTGTTCAAGACCACAGAGACAGGGGCCAAGCTGAATCCTGAAGTTCCCCAGAGGccttggaggggtttggggggagtGGTTAAAGAGTGACTCTGCCTGTATTTCAGTTGTGAACACTGGAGCCAAACAGgcctaggaggaggaggaggatggctTCAGGAAGAGAGGCCCTTTTTTTTGTCCCAGTCGATCATAACTCCACTTTACATTTGTATGGTGCTTTGTAGTTTGACCTATTGGTTATGCAAGGGTGTTGTCTGGGagacatgtattctttttttttggtgaggcaattggggttaagtgacttgctcagggtcacacagctagtaagtgttaagtgtctgaggctggatttgaactcaggtcctcctgaatcttgggctggtgctctatccactgtgcaacctagctaccccgagacatgtattcttatttttattttgaagatggggaaactgaggcccagtgaggggaatgacttgcccaaagtgacatGGAACAGCTGGGATCTTAAGATTTATACCCAGAAGGGATATTATAGGTCATGGAGTTTAACagccttctcctctccccacccctaatCTCATTTTATATGCAGGGAAACTTGAGGCTCATGAAGGTTTGataatttatccagggtcacacctagGTCCTCAGACTCCCAGTGGAATCCAGGGAGCAGAGATGTAAACTGGGGTGACAACTAGGCAGTTACACCAGGACTCCACTGGCTTACAGGTCAGCACCCTTGAGAACCATCTTGTCAGGGGAGTCATATTGGGGGACTCTTCTGTGGTTCCCTgactgcccttccctcctccactcaGGACCACCAAAGCCCCCCCAACATATTCCTCTCATTAATAAGGAGgaattcctttttctatgatctgTTTCAGCCAGGGTCAGGGCAGAGGGATATGGGAGCTGCCTCATTCCTGTCTACCCTCTTTTCCCACTCTACCCTCTCTGGGACATCCGGGCTAAGAGGGACCCATCCCAATGGAGATGTGTCCGTGCCTGCCCTCTGCCAGGGCCCAGGATCACCAGGCAGTGTGGCAGGCAAGGACAACTCCAGTAATCCTACCCGCCAGCACTGGGTGATATCCGGCTTCAGGTACCGCACAGCGTAGCCACTGAAACCCTCAACTGTGGAAAGAGAAACAGGTGACGCCCAGCTCAGGCCCACAGCAGGGGCACCACTTCTATCACACTACAGATGGAATCCGTCCTACACAGGGGCCCGAATAATACACCCTCAAGCCCCACCTGCCATCATGTCTGCCCCAAACCTATTCTAGCTTCTAGGGTCACTTTTTTGGGTCAAGGTGCCATCTCCAGAAGGTCTACCTCACCTCATTCTAGCCTAAAATGCTTCTGTTAAGGCGAGGGGCCCATTTTGCACATCAGTTGATCAGATTGGCTCCTGGTCAGCCAGCATTGAGCAGGCCCTTAGAAATGGGGCACAGACTAGGCAGATTTTGGACAGGGGGAGCAGGGGAGACACCCAAAGGTGAGACACTGAGAAAAATGGAATGAGGGAGAAGGAACATGAAGCTCCCTGGCTTTCTAATTATCTCCGGCATTCTCTGGGCCAAGGCAGAGGCTTCTGCTGTCTAGAGAGAGGAtgttccctgtcccctccccccagctcccaGGGCCTTGTTTCCTCCATATTTCAGAGTCTGACACTCAGGTCTCAGATGGACAGGAAGGAGCCCGCCATAGGGAGGAAGGCTTTGCTTCCGGCCTCGGCAGGACCCGGAGGTGGGGACAATATCTCTGTTGGAAACAGGGAGGCAACTGCACATAGACATCCTGTCCCCTCCTACAGGTGCTGCTCAAGAGAATAATTAATAACTAATGTTTCTATGACCCTTCTGGGTTCACAAAaccctttcctatttttctgagGCATGCCGTGCAAGTGTTCTGAGGCTTAGAAAGTTGGCCTGCCAGGGGTTACACAGTTGATCAAGTGTCATAGCTGGGATGAAGGCAGATAAGTTGAAAACTAAAAAGTGAACGACCTAAACAAGCCATAATATGTATGACACGTTAGTAAGAAGTGACTGACTTCTTTGGTTAGAAAGCTGccgtgtggggggcagctaggtggcacagtggataaagcaccggccctggatttaggaggacctgagttcaaatccaacctcagacacttgacacttactaactgtgtgaccctgggcaagtcacttaaccctcattgccttgcaaaacaaacaaaaaagaatgctgCTGTGCACTTAGAAAGATCTGGTGGACAGCCCTTGTtgggacttgagcccaggtcAGCTGACTCCAAGACCACTGGTCATAACAGTTCTCAGAGCTAGGAAGATACAAGGACGGGAAACCTCATGCTTCCCACAGTGCTTTCATAGTCATCTTCTTGTTTCATCCTGTGAAGTTGGAAGGAACTATTACCCCTgctttatagaggaagaaacagcCTGCAATGGAGCCAGGGCAGACATTGAGGAACTTGggagacttccttccttccttccttccttccttccttccttccttccttccttccttccttccttccttccttccttccttccttccttccttccttccttccttccttccttccttccttccttcctccctccctccctccctccctccctccctccctccctccctccctccctccctccctcccttccttccttccttccttccttccttccttccttccttccttccttccttccttccttccttccttccttccttcctcccttccttccttccttccttcctcccttcctcccttcctccctccctcccttcctccctccctctttcacttcctcctcttctccttccccccatcctcccatttcctccttcccttatcCCAATCATGACTGCCTCATACTTCgtgtcccccctccccacaatgaGTCCTCAGGCctcttcccacccacccacccttgcCAGTCCCACCCTTCCTGCTACAGACCCTTTTTATCCACAAGGGGAAGCTTGAACTCTCCTGATGCAGAGACAAAGTGGGACCAGTCTTCAATGGCACGGGTGTGGCAGGGCCAGTCGATTTGGTTAATGCCGGGTGCAAGTGGGGCCATCTTTCCACACTGGTACCTCTTTTTAAGCATCTGTCCTGTCCCAGTGATTTCCTATACAGGGAGACCCAGGCCCAGAGTGAATGAGGAAGGAGCTTCTGGTCCTGAGATGCTGGGATAATGGAGGATGGGGTTGGGGTAGGGCAGTCCCCAAAGACAGTGGCAACATTTTCATTGGGCCCATTCCAGAGCCAGTGCAACACTAGACCCCTGATAAAGTCACAGGACCCAGGAATGTACCCATCCTTCCCTGGGCTCACTGTTCTGTCCCTCATTACCTCCTCCCATCCTATCAGCTCTTCCCCCATCAATCAATGAACAACTGTTTATTAAGTGACAACTGAATGCTGAGTGCAATTCTAGGTGCTGGAGACtcaacatgaaaaaataattcctcCCATTCACCCATATGTTCACATTGGGAAATAAAAGAGAGTGGTCAGGAGTTGAGCCCCGAAATGCTTCCCCCTTCCCACTCAAGGCCAGCCCTGATCAGGTGGTAGGGgagcttgttcccttcctcccctgcttAGTGGAACAGAGAGAGCAGACACTCATTGCTGCTGGGTCCCCATCCTGGGAGCGAATGATGGAGGGGCATCCTCAGTCACATCTGCccctcaggtctttgtgactaaTAGGTCTGAGGGATCGATTGCGTCGATGATTGGAGATGCTGGAAAACCCCACAGTGGGACTGAAACCAGACAACAGATTTCCAAATGGGACTTGGTCCTTCAAAATGTAAgttagggaagagagggagaggctgGCACTGGGGGGCTGGTCCTGCTTGCTCCTTCAACAGCTTGTTCCATACATGCCCTGGgacccttctcctccctctgcctccaACCCTGCCATCCTCCCTCCACCTTCAAGCTAGACCCATGTCTAGGAGGGCCACTCACCAGGCCATTCAGGCTTTTGTTGGGGACACCCAGGAGGCTGAAGTGAGCCCTGTTAAAGTCACCTGCAGATGAGAGAAGCAAATGGCAGAGAGTGTGTCTGGGGGTGTGTggcctgtgtgtgtgtttgtggtatGTGTGCTTGTGTGACTGTGGTGTGAATTGTCTGCACTGATTGTGTCTTTGGGTCCTGTGTAGAAATATAGTATTGCAGCTTGTTGTGGGCAAAGTCCTTTGACTATTATTGTACAACTGAGCCTTTATGATCGTGGTGTGGAGTATTAAAATGTGGAGGTCTGTCTCTGGATCTGAGTGTTTCTTTTTGtatgtgtttctttttgtatAACTTCATCCAGGTTACCCAGGTAGCAAAAGAGTGGGGTTTTGGATTGTGGacatagcttttcttttctttttatggaaaccttaatagtattttattttcccaattacataaaaagatagttttcaacattcatttttgtaagattttgagtttcagatttttctctccccttccctctctaaggcagaaagcaatctgactagctgtgtgactctgggcaagtcacttaaccctcattgccctgccaaaaaaaaaaaagaaagcaatctgatttaggttttatattacaatcatgttaaacatgtttccatattagtcttgttgtgaaagaaaaaatcagaacaaaagggaaaaaccacaagaaaggaaaaataacagaaaaagcaaaactagtatgcctcaatctgcattcagattccatagttctttctctggatgtggagagcattttccatgatgagtcttttggaattgtcttggatcattgtattgctgagaagagttaagtctatcatagttgatcatgcacaatgttgctgtttctatgaataatgttctcctggttctgcttacttcactcaacattagttcatgtaagcctttttatagtttttctgaAAGTTTTTctcaaatctgcctgctcatcatttcttacagcacaatagtattccattacattcttatactgcaacttgttcagccattctccatttgaggagtatcccctcaacttccaattctttgccaccacaaaaagagctgctataaatatttttgtacatatgggtcctttttcattttttatgatctctttgggatacagatctactagtggtattgctggatcgaggggtatgcagttttatagcccttccaaattgttctcaaattggatcagttcacaactctactaacaatgcattggtgttctaattttcccaaatctccaacatttatcattttctttttttgtcacattagctcatctgatagatatgaagtagtaccccagaatggttttaattttcatttctcttatcaattgttatttagaacattttttcatgtgattatagatagcttaaatttcttcatctgaaaactacctgttcacatttttgaccacttatcaattggggaatgacttgtattcttttttttttgcagggcaatgagggttaagtgacttgcccagggtcacacagctagtaagtgtcaagtgtctgagactggatttgaactcaggtcctcctgaatccagggctggtgctttagccactgcaccacctagctgccctatgacttgtattcttataaatttgactcaattctctatatgtctgagaaagaggcctttatcagaaacactgcatgtaaaaattgtttctcagctttcttctttccttctaatcttggttgcatggtttgtgcaaaagctttttaatttaatatagtcaaaatgatccattttgcttttcattatattctctgtctcttgtttggtcataaattcttcccttttccatatatctgacaggtaaactgaCATGCCTTTTCTTTAAATAGCTCCTACCCTCCCTGATATTCTCTGTGACAATGTGTGGCTacgtgagggagagagagagagagagagagagagagagagagagagagagagagagagagagagagagagagagggagggagggagggaggactaggcattgttcttcccattttccagatggaaaGAGAGGTCGAGGGGAatattttaggatcatagatttagaactgaaaggaaccttggagacAATCTTTTCTAACCCCTGCTCCCCAACTTTACAATGGAAGAATCTGAGAACCAGGGAGTTGAattgcttgcccaaggtcacagtctCCTTTAGTTCTTTCTACATGCCTGAGCCTTAGTCCTATAGCCTATAGAAGTTCTCTGTAGGGCCCTTGCCTCCATCATGTCCAGGCTTGGGACTCCTGACAGTCTGGCCCAGGTGGGCATTATTACCTTTGGTGCAGTAGGTAGAAGACCGGCAGTGCTCATCGGGGAGTCTTGCAATGACTGTGTCCATGTCCATCCGCCGCAGGGTGGGCAGGTAGGGGTGGTAGAGTTGCTGTTTCACCCCGGGGAGCATGTTCTTCTTTGGCGGTATGGGGAACATGATGGCTGGGGATGCGTAAGTTTCGATGGAGTTATCACTCCAAGGGACCAAGTCGATGATCCGAGCCATGGCTGAGAAAGCCCATAGTGAGATAAAACCACATGACAGATATCTAGTAAGAAGGCTGAGCCGAGAGACCACCAGGGCTCTTGGCTCCTCCTagacttctctccctcccacccagaaTTGAGAAGCaagaggagaaacaaagaaacaaacaaaaagaattgagAAGACTCCTTGGAGAGGGGGAGGCCAGTCCACGAGCCCTAGAATTTCAGAGCCACCAGACCTGGTAAGTTGGCCCTGCTCTGGCAACTCTATCCATTATTTCTCATCTCTTTGCCTGATTGGGTTTAATGGAGGAGGGTGGAGGGATGAGGTTTTCTGGGACCCTCTCCCATCTCTACCTCGTGCTAACCTGAGCTCCTCAGGTCCAGAGGCATCTCATGGGGAGAGGCCCATGTAATAGAGCCTAAGAATCTTGTTTTGAGACGCTGGCACCCAGCCTGAGCTGAGTCCAGATTCTTCAGTATGACCAGGACATTGGAATAGAGGCCTGGGAGATTGCATGATAGCCTAGCAAGACAGCCAAGCCTGAGGAGAGGGACTCCCTCTGTCTCACTAGcctgccctcccacccccaacttcaGCTAAGGGTGGCAGTATGTTTACCTCCCAACCTCCATAACCAGTGCGGAGCCAGGGCATGAAAGCTACTAGGCCTCCTTTATCTTCAGCTCTGGCCCACCTTTACTCCTCTTGGCCAGGGATAGAGGGCTTCAATTCCTACAGCCCACCCTGGCCCTGAGAGAGGGGACTGAAGCCTTGAATTCCAGAAAGGGGAAGTAGGACTGACATCCCCACCCCAAGATCCTAGTCCCATCCCTATTTATCTTCCTCATCcccctctaaaattccttcctctttttccaagGCTTCAGAAACtccttgcttccctccctctccctaccaGCCAGAAAGCAGGGAGTctataatagctgacatttatatatggcttgtaaagctctttacaaacagcatctcatttgatctttaaaataggtgcggggcagctaggtggctcagtggatagagcaccagccctggagtcaggaggacctgagttcaaatctggcctcagacacttaacacttactagctgtgcgaccctgggcaaatcacttaacttaaccccaactgcctcaccaaaaaaacaaaacaagaaaaacaaaataggttctattttttcccccaatttttccaGCAGGAGATGGACTAAAGCCTCTTGCCTGTCAGGGGAACTTCAGTTCCAACTCCCTTCCATGAACAGCAAAAGGATCcgtgaattaaaaaataaaaagaaacccaGCTTGATTAAGAGCTTCTGCAAAGGGAGAAAATTCCTTCAGAAGTTCAATTTGAAGTATCAGTGGATGAGTCGGAAGAAGCGTCAGGGTAAAAATGAAATTGggcaatattttttgtttgtttgtttgtctgtttgtttttttgtggggcaatgggggttaagtgacttgcccggggtcacacagccagtaagcatcaagtgtctgaggccggatttgaactcaggtactcctgaatccagggccggtgctttatccactgtgccacctagccacccccaaaattGGGCAATATTGAAGGAATTCAAGAAGGACTCGAATTTAgttcttaaaacacacacacacacacacacacacacacacacacacacacacacacacacacacacatacaacgcCAACCTGGAAAACTGCAAAATGATAGCGAAGATCTGAAAATCTTGGTGCTAGAGTCATATTCGAGATTCAACTAAATAAAGCTGAGGTCAGtggatggaaaaacaaaatggaagaagaaatggaataaaacaaaaatgatggaGGGATGTGCCGaacaaaataatttggaattataataAATTTGGAAAGCAAGACAAGAAGGACAAATCTCAGATTAATTAGGGTTGTAGAAGGTACTGGAAAAAATTCGGAAAAGATCTCCATGGTAGTCTACAACAGGAATCACTAAAATGAGGGAAATACAAGACCAGAAGAAATTCTTAACTTGGGATTCACCAACACATATCATcgatgaacatttattgagtgcttattaAATCTGTCACTGTGTTTAGTACTTGGCACCactgtaataaatgtttattgaagaggcagctaggtggtgcagtgagtggataaagcattggccctgaattcaggaggacctgagttcaaatccagcctcagacacttgacacttactgtgtgaccctgggcaagtcacttaaccatcattgtcctgcaatatatatatatacacacacacacacacacacactaagaactggggaaa is drawn from Dromiciops gliroides isolate mDroGli1 chromosome 2, mDroGli1.pri, whole genome shotgun sequence and contains these coding sequences:
- the LOC122743645 gene encoding testis, prostate and placenta-expressed protein; this encodes MARIIDLVPWSDNSIETYASPAIMFPIPPKKNMLPGVKQQLYHPYLPTLRRMDMDTVIARLPDEHCRSSTYCTKGDFNRAHFSLLGVPNKSLNGLEITGTGQMLKKRYQCGKMAPLAPGINQIDWPCHTRAIEDWSHFVSASGEFKLPLVDKKVEGFSGYAVRYLKPDITQCWRYCLSQNPSLDQYGQKPLAHDTTNTFRSFGSAYRSVSYLEPWH